A region of Sphingomonas sp. DNA encodes the following proteins:
- a CDS encoding alpha/beta fold hydrolase — MTDLAPCPAIDIDVPIPVSLHRFGARTSARLSGRSGGPLVAMLGGISADRFVAAGAQGGSGWWPGLIGTIDPARRRILGLDFAADETGRTAPSTHDQAEILAAAIVAAGGGPATIVGASYGGMVALALAERRPDLVARLVVISAPAAPHPAATAIRELQRRIVALAIEAGRGAEGLAIARGLAMTTYRTPEEFAQRFAGGIPDADPLGVSEAGAYLRARGQAYDAVMSPERFLSLSASIDRHRIDPAAIRAPTLVIGASSDRLVPPGQCAALAAALPDGRLHILDCLWGHDMFLKDAQRLGALIGPFLEEA; from the coding sequence ATGACCGATCTCGCGCCCTGCCCCGCCATCGACATCGACGTGCCGATTCCGGTATCGCTGCACCGGTTCGGCGCCCGCACATCCGCGCGCCTCAGCGGGCGGAGCGGCGGGCCGCTGGTGGCGATGCTGGGCGGCATTTCGGCCGACCGCTTCGTCGCCGCTGGGGCGCAGGGCGGAAGCGGCTGGTGGCCCGGCCTGATCGGCACGATCGACCCGGCGCGCCGGCGCATCCTCGGCCTCGACTTCGCCGCCGACGAGACCGGTCGCACCGCGCCTTCAACCCACGACCAGGCCGAGATTCTGGCGGCGGCGATCGTGGCGGCGGGCGGCGGCCCGGCGACGATCGTCGGCGCATCCTATGGCGGGATGGTGGCGCTGGCGCTGGCCGAGCGGCGCCCGGACCTTGTCGCGCGGCTGGTCGTGATCTCCGCCCCCGCCGCGCCGCATCCGGCGGCGACCGCGATCCGCGAACTCCAGCGCCGGATCGTCGCGCTGGCGATCGAGGCGGGGCGCGGCGCGGAGGGCCTGGCGATCGCGCGCGGGCTGGCGATGACCACCTACCGCACGCCGGAGGAGTTCGCGCAACGCTTCGCCGGCGGCATCCCGGACGCGGATCCGCTCGGCGTCTCCGAAGCCGGCGCCTATCTGCGCGCGCGCGGGCAGGCCTATGACGCGGTGATGTCACCGGAGCGATTCCTCAGTCTGTCCGCCTCGATCGACCGGCACCGGATCGATCCCGCCGCGATCCGAGCGCCGACGCTGGTCATCGGCGCGTCGTCCGACCGGCTGGTGCCGCCCGGGCAATGCGCCGCGCTCGCCGCCGCCTTGCCCGATGGACGGCTCCACATCCTCGATTGCCTCTGGGGCCACGACATGTTCCTGAAGGACGCGCAGCGGCTCGGCGCACTGATCGGCCCGTTCCTGGAGGAAGCATGA
- a CDS encoding PilZ domain-containing protein, producing MTSKSPSDGAPSQRAAPRLSIDMEASSRAVTAKPFKVKVLDLSTEGFRIEAFVMLEVGTDIWLRLPGLEPRHATVIWAEGYEAGCAFKQPLHQAVVESIAGR from the coding sequence ATGACCTCCAAGTCGCCGTCCGACGGCGCCCCCAGCCAACGCGCCGCGCCGCGCCTGTCGATCGACATGGAGGCGAGCTCGCGCGCCGTCACCGCCAAGCCGTTCAAGGTCAAGGTGCTGGACCTGTCGACCGAAGGCTTCCGGATCGAGGCGTTCGTGATGCTCGAGGTCGGGACCGACATCTGGCTGCGCCTGCCCGGCCTGGAGCCGCGTCACGCCACGGTGATATGGGCGGAAGGCTATGAAGCGGGCTGCGCGTTCAAGCAGCCGCTCCACCAGGCCGTCGTCGAATCGATCGCGGGGCGCTGA
- the rpoB gene encoding DNA-directed RNA polymerase subunit beta, with translation MAKSSAPVETRPTAAKRIRKIFGNIHEVSEMPNLIEVQRESYEQFLRSRPQDGYVSGLEKTLRGVFPIRDFAGTAELDFVHYELEEPKYDTDECRQRGMTYAAPMRVTLRLIVFEVDPDTETRSVLDIKEQDVYMGDMPLMTKNGTFIVNGTERVIVSQMHRSPGVLFDHDRGKTHASGKYLFAARVIPYRGSWLDFEFDAKDIVNVRIDRKRKLPVTALLHALEMSSEEILNTFYDRVTWVRGKGGWKVPFVAEQWRGNKPAFDMVDGKSGEVVFPANQKISPRAANKAAKDGLSELLIPTEEIFGRYSAYDLVNEKTGEIYIEAGDEVSAENLEALDTAGIDRLELLDIDHVNTGAWIRNTLKADKAEDRDQALSDIYRVMRPGEPPTRETAEALFAGLFFDSERYDLSAVGRVKLNMRLDLDAEDTVTTLRKEDIVAVVKTLVDLKDGKGEIDDIDNLGNRRVRSVGELLENQYRVGLLRMERAVKERMSSVDVSTVMPNDLINAKPAVAAVREFFGSSQLSQFMDQTNPLSEVTHKRRVSALGPGGLTRERAGFEVRDVHPTHYGRICPIETPEGPNIGLINSLASFSRVNKYGFIETPYRKVVDNKVTNEVVYLSAMEEAKHTIAQANAELDAKGGFVEEIVSSRQAGEFLMAPRDLITLMDVSPKQLVSVAASLIPFLENDDANRALMGSNMQRQAVPLVRAEAPFVGTGMEETVARDSGAAIAARRSGIVDQVDAARIVVRATGDVEAGKSGVDIYTLMKFQRSNQNTCINQRPLVKKGDFVQEGDVIADGPSTDLGELALGRNVLVAFMPWNGYNFEDSILISERIVKDDVFTSIHIEEFEVMARDTKLGPEDITRDIPNVGEEALRNLDEAGIVYIGAEVEPGDILCGKITPKGESPMTPEEKLLRAIFGEKASDVRDTSLRLPPGVSGTVVEVRVFNRHGIDIDDRTRAIQTEEKDRLRKDAEDERNILKRSTYARLREMLIGQVATAAPKGAKKGAEIDAAALDAVEPHEWWKFAVKDDKRQADLEAVRAQYDEAEGVIKRRLEDRIEKLERGDELPPGVLKMVKVFVAVKRKLQPGDKMAGRHGNKGVISRILPQEDMPFLEDGTPADIVLNPLGVPSRMNVGQIFETHLGWAARGLGKQVAELLDGIHAKGKDIAAGDVKGLRSKLKDIYGKAYHAEIDARDDEQVMELASNLTTGVPMGTPVFDGAKEADVSDMLTLAGLDESGQVDLFDGRTGDKFDRKVTVGYIYMLKLHHLVDDKIHARSIGPYSLVTQQPLGGKAQFGGQRFGEMEVWALQAYGAAYTLQEMLTVKSDDVIGRTKVYEAIVKGDDTFEAGIPESFNVLVKEMRSLGLNVELDSIISDEDEEPTQLAAE, from the coding sequence ATGGCGAAAAGCTCCGCTCCGGTCGAAACCCGGCCCACCGCCGCCAAGCGCATCCGCAAGATTTTCGGGAACATCCACGAAGTCAGCGAGATGCCGAACCTCATCGAGGTTCAGCGCGAAAGCTATGAGCAGTTCCTGCGCTCGCGCCCGCAGGACGGCTATGTCTCCGGTCTGGAAAAGACGCTGCGCGGCGTCTTCCCGATCCGCGACTTCGCCGGCACGGCCGAGCTAGACTTCGTCCATTACGAGCTGGAAGAGCCGAAATACGACACGGACGAGTGCCGCCAGCGGGGCATGACCTATGCCGCGCCGATGCGCGTGACGCTCCGCCTGATCGTGTTCGAGGTCGACCCCGATACGGAAACCCGCTCCGTCCTCGATATCAAGGAGCAGGACGTCTATATGGGCGACATGCCGCTGATGACGAAGAACGGCACGTTCATCGTCAACGGCACGGAGCGCGTGATCGTCTCCCAGATGCACCGTTCGCCGGGCGTCCTCTTCGATCACGATCGCGGCAAGACCCATGCGTCGGGCAAGTACCTCTTCGCCGCGCGCGTCATCCCCTATCGCGGCTCGTGGCTCGATTTCGAGTTCGACGCCAAGGACATCGTCAACGTCCGCATCGACCGCAAGCGCAAGCTGCCGGTGACGGCGCTGTTGCACGCGCTGGAGATGTCGAGCGAGGAAATCCTCAACACCTTCTACGATCGTGTCACCTGGGTGCGCGGCAAGGGCGGCTGGAAGGTTCCCTTCGTCGCCGAGCAATGGCGCGGCAACAAGCCGGCCTTCGACATGGTCGACGGCAAGTCGGGCGAGGTGGTTTTCCCGGCCAACCAGAAGATCAGCCCGCGCGCGGCCAACAAGGCGGCCAAGGACGGCCTGAGCGAGCTGCTCATCCCGACCGAGGAGATTTTCGGCCGCTACAGCGCCTATGATCTCGTCAACGAGAAGACCGGTGAAATCTATATCGAGGCCGGCGACGAGGTTTCGGCCGAGAATCTGGAAGCGCTCGACACGGCTGGCATCGACCGGCTCGAGCTGCTCGACATCGATCATGTCAACACCGGCGCGTGGATCCGCAACACGCTGAAGGCCGACAAGGCCGAGGATCGCGACCAGGCGCTCAGCGACATCTACCGCGTCATGCGCCCCGGCGAGCCGCCGACCCGCGAGACCGCCGAGGCCCTGTTCGCCGGCCTGTTCTTCGATTCCGAGCGCTACGATCTGTCGGCCGTCGGCCGCGTCAAGCTCAACATGCGTCTCGACCTCGATGCCGAGGACACGGTGACGACCCTCCGCAAGGAGGACATCGTCGCGGTGGTGAAGACGCTGGTCGACCTCAAGGACGGCAAGGGCGAGATCGACGATATCGACAATCTCGGCAATCGCCGCGTCCGTTCGGTCGGCGAGCTGCTGGAGAACCAGTATCGTGTCGGCCTGCTGCGCATGGAACGCGCCGTGAAGGAGCGCATGAGCTCGGTCGATGTCTCGACCGTCATGCCGAACGACCTGATCAACGCCAAGCCGGCCGTCGCGGCCGTCCGCGAATTCTTCGGCTCATCGCAGCTCAGCCAGTTCATGGACCAGACCAACCCGCTGTCGGAAGTGACGCACAAGCGCCGCGTCTCGGCGCTCGGGCCGGGCGGCCTCACCCGCGAGCGCGCGGGCTTCGAGGTCCGCGACGTTCACCCGACCCATTATGGCCGCATCTGTCCGATCGAGACGCCGGAAGGCCCGAATATCGGCCTGATCAACTCGCTTGCCTCGTTCAGCCGCGTCAACAAATACGGCTTCATCGAGACGCCGTACCGCAAGGTCGTGGACAACAAGGTGACCAACGAGGTCGTCTATCTCTCCGCCATGGAAGAGGCCAAGCATACGATCGCGCAGGCCAATGCCGAGCTCGACGCGAAGGGCGGCTTCGTCGAGGAGATCGTCTCCTCGCGCCAGGCGGGCGAGTTCCTGATGGCGCCGCGCGACCTGATCACGCTGATGGACGTGAGCCCCAAGCAGCTCGTGTCGGTCGCGGCCTCGCTGATTCCCTTCCTGGAAAATGACGACGCCAACCGCGCGCTGATGGGCTCGAACATGCAGCGCCAGGCGGTGCCGCTGGTTCGTGCCGAAGCGCCGTTCGTCGGCACCGGCATGGAAGAGACGGTGGCCCGCGATTCCGGCGCCGCCATCGCCGCCCGTCGTTCCGGCATCGTCGATCAGGTCGACGCCGCCCGCATCGTCGTGCGCGCGACCGGCGATGTCGAAGCCGGCAAGTCCGGCGTCGACATCTACACGCTGATGAAGTTCCAGCGCTCCAACCAGAATACCTGCATCAACCAGCGCCCGCTCGTAAAGAAGGGCGACTTCGTGCAGGAAGGCGATGTGATCGCAGACGGTCCCTCGACCGACCTCGGCGAGCTGGCGCTCGGCCGCAACGTGCTCGTCGCTTTCATGCCCTGGAACGGCTACAATTTCGAGGATTCCATCCTGATCTCCGAGCGGATCGTGAAAGACGACGTCTTCACCTCGATCCATATCGAGGAGTTCGAGGTGATGGCCCGCGACACCAAATTGGGGCCGGAGGACATCACGCGCGACATCCCGAATGTCGGCGAGGAAGCGCTCAGGAACCTCGACGAGGCGGGCATCGTCTATATCGGCGCCGAGGTGGAGCCGGGCGACATCCTGTGCGGCAAGATCACGCCCAAGGGTGAATCGCCGATGACGCCGGAAGAGAAGCTGCTGCGCGCCATCTTCGGCGAGAAGGCCTCCGACGTGCGCGACACGTCGCTGCGCCTGCCGCCGGGCGTGTCCGGCACCGTCGTCGAGGTCCGGGTCTTCAACCGCCACGGCATCGACATCGACGATCGTACCCGCGCCATCCAGACCGAGGAGAAGGATCGCCTGCGCAAGGACGCCGAGGACGAACGCAACATCCTGAAGCGTTCGACTTATGCGCGCCTCAGAGAGATGCTGATCGGCCAGGTCGCGACCGCCGCGCCCAAGGGCGCCAAGAAGGGCGCCGAGATCGACGCCGCTGCGCTCGACGCGGTCGAGCCGCACGAATGGTGGAAATTCGCGGTCAAGGACGACAAGCGCCAGGCCGACCTGGAGGCCGTCCGCGCCCAGTATGACGAGGCCGAAGGCGTCATCAAGCGTCGCCTGGAGGACCGGATCGAGAAGCTGGAGCGCGGCGACGAGCTCCCGCCGGGCGTCCTCAAGATGGTCAAGGTGTTCGTCGCGGTGAAGCGCAAGCTGCAGCCCGGCGACAAGATGGCCGGCCGTCACGGCAACAAGGGCGTGATCAGTCGCATCCTGCCGCAGGAGGACATGCCGTTCCTGGAGGACGGCACCCCGGCGGATATCGTGCTGAACCCGCTCGGCGTGCCGAGCCGGATGAATGTCGGGCAGATTTTCGAGACCCATCTCGGCTGGGCCGCGCGCGGCTTGGGCAAGCAGGTCGCGGAGCTGCTGGACGGCATCCACGCCAAGGGCAAGGACATCGCCGCCGGCGACGTGAAGGGCCTGCGTTCGAAGCTCAAGGACATCTACGGCAAGGCCTATCATGCCGAGATCGACGCGCGCGACGACGAACAGGTGATGGAGCTGGCGTCGAACCTGACGACGGGCGTGCCGATGGGCACTCCGGTGTTCGACGGCGCCAAGGAAGCCGACGTGTCCGACATGCTGACGCTGGCCGGGCTCGACGAGTCGGGTCAGGTGGACCTGTTCGACGGCCGCACCGGCGACAAGTTCGACCGCAAGGTGACGGTGGGCTACATCTACATGCTGAAGCTGCACCACCTGGTGGACGACAAGATCCACGCCCGCTCGATCGGCCCGTACAGCCTCGTCACCCAGCAGCCGCTGGGCGGCAAGGCGCAGTTCGGCGGCCAGCGGTTCGGCGAAATGGAGGTCTGGGCGCTCCAGGCTTACGGCGCCGCCTACACGCTGCAGGAAATGCTGACGGTGAAGTCGGACGACGTGATCGGCCGCACCAAGGTCTATGAGGCGATCGTCAAGGGCGACGACACGTTCGAGGCCGGCATTCCGGAAAGCTTCAACGTGCTGGTCAAGGAAATGCGCTCGCTGGGCCTCAATGTCGAGCTCGACAGCATCATCTCCGACGAGGACGAAGAGCCGACCCAGCTGGCGGCGGAATAA
- a CDS encoding helix-turn-helix transcriptional regulator, which translates to MGLADAFARAPFEEGGWIRALGCLAEATGSARGQLIGIGGPSLVPFNMISNVDESILQSFLEIDGTSPHRNFRIAASGRIMEIVHEEHYARAQSRLRDDLYNDFCREHDLPHGMQTALQQGEHSLIGLAMLRTAREGPSDADQRQRFAEAADHALRAVRIQQAMDGQSMRLLSGSLEQLSINAVILDCFGAVRSMTPAAETELIAGTRLRLAGAMLRTAHPREQGELDMAILRALRAPRQESALVLHGLAGGQPAAAAVFPLQLDAAPFGFAANAMIVLRGSSGPRTATSILQQAMGLTASEAAVASYLAEGLDREEIAARRGVSPTTIHSQIKSIFAKAGVTREVELVLAVARLTRL; encoded by the coding sequence GTGGGGCTTGCCGACGCGTTTGCGCGCGCGCCTTTCGAGGAAGGCGGATGGATCCGGGCGCTCGGCTGTCTCGCCGAAGCGACGGGTTCCGCGCGCGGCCAGCTGATCGGCATCGGCGGCCCGTCGCTGGTACCCTTTAACATGATTTCCAATGTCGACGAGTCGATTCTCCAGTCCTTCCTGGAAATCGACGGCACAAGCCCGCATCGCAATTTTCGCATTGCCGCGAGCGGCCGCATCATGGAGATCGTGCACGAGGAGCATTATGCGCGGGCCCAGTCCCGGCTGCGCGACGATCTCTACAACGATTTCTGCCGGGAGCACGACCTGCCCCACGGCATGCAGACTGCGCTGCAGCAGGGGGAACATTCGCTGATCGGGCTGGCGATGCTGCGGACCGCCCGCGAAGGTCCCAGCGACGCGGATCAGCGGCAGCGGTTCGCCGAAGCGGCGGATCACGCGCTGCGCGCCGTGCGCATCCAGCAGGCGATGGACGGGCAGAGCATGCGGCTCCTGTCCGGATCGCTGGAGCAATTGTCGATCAACGCGGTGATCCTGGACTGTTTCGGGGCGGTGAGGAGCATGACCCCCGCGGCGGAAACGGAGCTGATCGCGGGTACCCGGCTGCGGCTGGCCGGCGCGATGCTGCGGACCGCCCATCCGCGCGAGCAGGGCGAACTGGACATGGCGATCCTGCGCGCGCTGCGCGCGCCGCGACAGGAAAGCGCGCTGGTCCTGCATGGGCTGGCCGGCGGTCAGCCCGCGGCGGCGGCGGTCTTTCCGCTCCAGCTCGACGCCGCGCCCTTCGGCTTCGCGGCCAATGCGATGATCGTCCTGCGTGGAAGCTCGGGGCCGCGGACCGCGACGAGCATCCTGCAACAGGCCATGGGACTGACCGCGAGCGAGGCGGCGGTGGCGTCGTACCTTGCCGAAGGCCTGGACCGCGAGGAAATCGCGGCGCGGCGCGGAGTCTCGCCGACGACGATCCATTCGCAGATCAAGTCGATCTTCGCCAAGGCGGGCGTCACCCGCGAGGTGGAGCTCGTCCTCGCCGTCGCGCGCCTGACCCGGCTCTGA
- a CDS encoding biotin transporter BioY translates to MPRARTWSETRIALFVAAGILTLSLASRVEIPMVPVPLTLQSFVVVLIGALGGWRLALVAIGAWLAAGALGLPVLAGGTSGLDRFTGPTAGYLFAFPLAGALVGWLVARGWDRTIWRLLGAMLLGHAVCLGLGAGWLATSMGLARALDAGLWPFLPGALLKSAAAALIVRALRRR, encoded by the coding sequence ATGCCGCGCGCCCGCACCTGGTCCGAAACCCGCATCGCCCTGTTCGTCGCGGCGGGCATCCTGACGCTGTCGCTCGCCTCGCGAGTCGAAATCCCGATGGTGCCGGTGCCGCTGACCCTGCAGAGCTTCGTCGTCGTGCTGATCGGCGCGCTGGGCGGCTGGCGGCTCGCGCTGGTCGCGATCGGCGCCTGGCTGGCGGCCGGGGCGCTGGGCCTGCCGGTGCTGGCCGGCGGGACATCGGGCCTCGACCGGTTCACCGGGCCGACCGCGGGCTATCTGTTCGCCTTCCCGCTGGCCGGGGCTCTGGTCGGCTGGCTGGTCGCGCGCGGCTGGGACCGGACGATCTGGCGGCTGCTTGGCGCCATGCTGCTGGGGCATGCCGTGTGCCTCGGCCTCGGCGCCGGCTGGCTGGCGACATCGATGGGCCTAGCGCGCGCCCTTGATGCGGGCCTGTGGCCCTTCCTGCCGGGCGCGCTCCTCAAATCGGCAGCAGCCGCTTTGATCGTGCGTGCCCTTCGGCGCAGATGA
- the rplL gene encoding 50S ribosomal protein L7/L12 codes for MADINALVDQLSELTVLEAADLAKALEEKWGVSAAAAVAVAGPAGGGAAAPAAEEQTEFDVILTGDGGKKINVIKEVRAITGLGLGEAKALVEEAPKAIKEGVGKAEAEEIKKKIEEAGGTVELK; via the coding sequence ATGGCAGACATCAATGCACTCGTCGATCAGCTCAGCGAGCTGACCGTCCTCGAAGCCGCCGACCTCGCCAAGGCGCTGGAAGAAAAGTGGGGCGTTTCCGCCGCCGCCGCGGTTGCGGTTGCCGGCCCGGCCGGTGGCGGCGCCGCCGCTCCGGCTGCCGAAGAGCAGACCGAGTTCGACGTGATCCTCACCGGCGACGGTGGCAAGAAGATCAACGTGATCAAGGAAGTCCGCGCGATCACCGGCCTGGGCCTGGGCGAAGCCAAGGCGCTCGTCGAGGAAGCCCCGAAGGCGATCAAGGAAGGCGTCGGCAAGGCCGAGGCCGAAGAGATCAAGAAGAAGATCGAGGAAGCCGGCGGCACCGTCGAGCTCAAGTGA
- the rplA gene encoding 50S ribosomal protein L1, which yields MAQTRKQKALAGLDTQKLYGVEEAIKLAKANATAKFDETIEIALNLGVDPRHADQMVRGVVTLPAGTGKDVRVAVFAKGDKAEEAKKAGADVVGAEDLMETIQGGQIDFDRVIATPDMMGVVGRLGKVLGPKGLMPNPKLGTVTPDVAKAVKDAKGGQVEFRVEKAGIIHSGIGKASFSEADLRKNFDAFVDAIVKAKPSGAKGKYVKKLAVSSTMGPGLKIDVAEVASA from the coding sequence ATGGCACAGACCAGGAAGCAGAAGGCGCTGGCCGGGCTCGACACGCAGAAGCTTTACGGCGTCGAAGAGGCGATCAAGCTGGCCAAGGCCAATGCCACCGCCAAGTTCGACGAGACGATCGAGATCGCGCTGAACCTCGGCGTCGATCCGCGTCACGCCGATCAGATGGTGCGCGGCGTCGTCACCCTCCCGGCGGGCACCGGCAAGGACGTGCGCGTCGCCGTCTTCGCCAAGGGCGACAAGGCGGAGGAGGCCAAGAAGGCGGGCGCGGACGTCGTCGGCGCCGAGGACCTGATGGAAACCATCCAGGGCGGCCAGATCGATTTCGACCGCGTCATCGCGACCCCGGACATGATGGGCGTCGTCGGCCGGCTCGGCAAGGTGCTCGGCCCCAAGGGCCTGATGCCGAACCCGAAGCTCGGCACCGTGACGCCGGACGTCGCCAAGGCGGTCAAGGACGCCAAGGGCGGCCAGGTGGAGTTCCGTGTCGAGAAGGCCGGCATCATCCATTCGGGCATCGGCAAGGCGAGCTTCTCCGAAGCGGACCTGCGCAAGAACTTCGACGCCTTCGTCGACGCGATCGTCAAGGCGAAGCCGTCGGGCGCCAAGGGGAAGTACGTCAAGAAGCTGGCGGTCTCCTCCACCATGGGGCCGGGCCTCAAGATCGACGTCGCCGAGGTGGCGTCGGCCTGA
- a CDS encoding NAD(P)-dependent alcohol dehydrogenase codes for MPAAKAYAAPSADAPLAPFAFERRELRPNDVAIDILYCGVCHSDLHQVRSEWDGTVYPCVPGHEIVGRVRAVGPEVTKFKAGDLAAVGCLVDSCLACPSCAEGLEQYCEVGFVPTYNGTDKVTGENTLGGYSDSIVVREEFVLAIRHDEADLAAAAPLLCAGITTWSPLRHWNVGPGSKVGIVGIGGLGHMGIKLAKALGAHVVAFTTSASKVDDAKALGADEVVVSRDAGQMAAQTERLDFILNTVAAPHDLDAFVALLKRDGTMTLVGVPADPHPSPNVAGLIFRRKHIAGSLIGGIAETQEMLDFCAEHGIVSDVEMIRMDEIEGAYERMLKSDVKYRFVIDMASL; via the coding sequence ATGCCCGCCGCCAAAGCCTATGCCGCCCCGTCCGCCGACGCGCCGCTCGCGCCCTTCGCTTTCGAACGCCGCGAATTGCGTCCCAACGACGTCGCGATCGACATCCTCTATTGCGGCGTCTGCCATTCGGATCTGCATCAGGTGCGCAGCGAATGGGACGGCACGGTCTACCCGTGCGTGCCGGGGCACGAGATCGTCGGGCGGGTCCGTGCGGTCGGGCCGGAGGTCACGAAGTTCAAGGCCGGCGATCTCGCCGCCGTGGGCTGCCTGGTCGATTCCTGCCTCGCCTGCCCGTCCTGCGCGGAGGGGCTGGAGCAATATTGCGAGGTGGGCTTCGTCCCCACCTATAACGGCACCGACAAGGTGACGGGCGAGAACACTTTGGGCGGCTATTCCGACTCGATCGTGGTGCGCGAGGAGTTCGTCCTCGCCATCCGCCATGACGAGGCGGACCTCGCTGCCGCCGCGCCCCTGCTCTGCGCCGGCATCACCACCTGGTCCCCCCTGCGCCACTGGAATGTCGGGCCGGGCAGCAAGGTCGGCATCGTCGGCATCGGCGGGCTCGGCCATATGGGCATCAAGCTCGCCAAGGCCCTGGGCGCCCATGTCGTCGCCTTCACCACCTCGGCGAGCAAGGTCGACGACGCGAAGGCGCTGGGCGCGGACGAGGTCGTCGTCTCGCGCGACGCGGGGCAGATGGCGGCGCAGACCGAACGCCTCGATTTCATCCTGAACACGGTCGCCGCGCCGCACGATCTCGACGCCTTCGTGGCCCTGCTGAAGCGGGACGGGACGATGACCCTGGTCGGCGTGCCCGCCGATCCGCATCCCTCGCCCAATGTCGCGGGCCTGATCTTCCGGCGCAAGCATATCGCCGGCTCGCTGATCGGCGGCATCGCCGAGACGCAGGAGATGCTCGATTTCTGCGCCGAACACGGCATCGTCTCGGACGTCGAGATGATCCGGATGGACGAGATCGAGGGCGCTTACGAGCGGATGCTGAAGAGCGACGTGAAGTACCGCTTCGTGATCGACATGGCCTCGCTCTGA
- the rplJ gene encoding 50S ribosomal protein L10, whose protein sequence is MDRAQKKEAVAALKQTFDEANVVVITRNLGLSVAQSTQLRIRMRETGAAYKVAKNTLALIAVEGTRYAPLSDMLTGPTALATSTDPVAAAKAVVEFAKTNDKLEIVGGAMGETLLDVNGVKALAELPSLDELRAKLIGLVQAPGTKIAQVVNAPAAKLARVFGAYAARDAA, encoded by the coding sequence ATGGATCGCGCTCAGAAGAAGGAAGCGGTCGCGGCGCTCAAGCAGACGTTCGACGAGGCCAACGTGGTGGTCATCACCCGCAACCTCGGGCTGTCGGTGGCCCAGTCCACCCAGCTGCGGATCAGGATGCGCGAGACCGGGGCCGCCTACAAGGTCGCGAAGAACACGCTGGCCCTCATCGCCGTGGAAGGCACGCGCTACGCGCCGCTCAGCGACATGCTGACCGGCCCGACCGCGCTGGCCACATCGACCGATCCCGTCGCCGCGGCCAAGGCCGTGGTGGAATTCGCCAAGACGAACGACAAGCTCGAAATCGTCGGCGGCGCGATGGGCGAGACCCTCCTCGACGTGAACGGCGTGAAGGCCCTGGCCGAGCTGCCGAGCCTCGATGAACTGCGTGCGAAGCTCATTGGCCTGGTCCAGGCCCCGGGCACCAAGATCGCGCAGGTCGTCAACGCTCCGGCCGCGAAGCTGGCCCGCGTGTTCGGCGCTTATGCCGCCAGGGACGCCGCGTAA
- a CDS encoding PLP-dependent transferase: MTKRDPATILAGARPDADPGLHGVAPPLWASDTFRWPTAEDKPAYDYGRTVNPNRDMLCDLLAELEGAAGGAITGSGQSAALLALLLVPGDAHVVAPHDCYGGTWRLLKGLEEQGRLTASFVNMTDIDALGAALERETALVWIETPSNPLLRVTDIARVAGLATAAGALSIADNTLPTPLRQQPLELGCDLVFHSTTKAINGHGDLFGGALLARSPALVEKLQWWANAAGLCAGARDAWETLRGARTLPLRLNQAEASAQRIAQWLEARPEVEIVHYPGLASHPDHALAAAQQAGPGFMLSFRVKGGDAAASRFLSGLGLITLASSLGGHSTLICKPASMTHRGMPPEAQAEAGITPDLLRLSVGIEAADDLIADLASGFAKLG, from the coding sequence ATGACGAAGCGCGATCCCGCCACCATCCTCGCCGGCGCCCGGCCCGACGCCGATCCGGGCCTGCACGGCGTTGCACCGCCACTCTGGGCGTCCGACACGTTCCGCTGGCCGACGGCCGAGGACAAGCCGGCCTACGATTACGGCCGCACCGTCAACCCGAACCGCGACATGCTCTGCGACCTGCTCGCCGAGCTGGAGGGCGCCGCGGGCGGCGCGATCACCGGCAGCGGCCAGTCCGCAGCCTTGCTCGCTTTACTGCTCGTGCCGGGTGACGCCCATGTGGTGGCGCCGCATGATTGCTATGGCGGCACCTGGCGGCTTCTGAAGGGACTGGAGGAGCAGGGCCGTCTCACCGCCAGCTTCGTCAACATGACCGACATCGACGCGCTTGGCGCCGCGCTCGAGCGCGAGACGGCTTTGGTGTGGATCGAGACGCCGAGCAATCCGCTGCTGCGCGTCACCGACATCGCCCGGGTGGCCGGGCTGGCGACAGCGGCCGGCGCACTCTCGATCGCCGACAACACCTTGCCCACGCCCTTACGGCAACAGCCGCTGGAACTGGGCTGCGATCTCGTCTTCCACTCCACCACCAAGGCGATCAACGGCCATGGCGATTTGTTCGGCGGGGCCTTGCTCGCGCGATCGCCGGCTCTGGTCGAGAAACTGCAATGGTGGGCGAACGCGGCCGGGCTTTGTGCCGGCGCGCGCGATGCCTGGGAGACTTTGCGCGGGGCGCGCACCCTGCCGCTCCGGCTCAACCAGGCCGAGGCCAGTGCCCAGCGGATCGCGCAATGGCTGGAAGCGCGGCCGGAGGTGGAGATCGTCCACTATCCGGGCCTCGCCAGCCATCCCGATCATGCGCTCGCCGCCGCGCAGCAGGCCGGGCCGGGTTTCATGCTGAGCTTCCGGGTGAAAGGCGGCGACGCGGCGGCCTCGCGCTTCCTGTCGGGACTTGGCCTCATCACCCTCGCTTCCTCGCTGGGCGGTCATTCCACCCTGATCTGCAAGCCCGCCAGCATGACCCATCGCGGCATGCCGCCCGAAGCACAGGCCGAGGCCGGGATCACGCCGGACCTGTTGCGCCTGTCGGTCGGGATCGAGGCGGCGGACGATCTGATCGCCGATCTGGCGAGCGGTTTCGCGAAGCTGGGCTGA